The sequence below is a genomic window from Dethiosulfovibrio faecalis.
TCTTGAGTATCGAGTTGCAGCAACGCCATATTAATACTAGCCATCCTATCATCTCCAATTCTTAACATTAAGACACGCGCTATGAATGCCTATATAAGTTTCCAGCCATTTGTAAGATGGGTTCTCATAGCCTCGGCAGCCATTTCTGGATCTCTTTTCTTTAGCGCCTCCAATATCGCCTTATGTTCCTGGACAGTAGTAGCTAAACGCCCAACTCTTCTAGCAACTATTTTAAATCCAACCGTAAAAATACGATCACGAAGCTTTCCAAGAATCTCAACCATACACGCGTTGTGATATAAATCATATATATACATATGCATTTTATGATCCATAACTATAAAATCGTAGTATTTATTATCTAAAGCACATTTCTCCATTTCGTCGATGCATCTTTCGATCTCAACGGCGTCGGAATCGGTAAAACCAGGGGCGATATGCTCGATGATGTAAGGTTCCAAAACAAGGCGAGTTTCGTTGATA
It includes:
- a CDS encoding GntR family transcriptional regulator; translation: MKKTKNESAYDSIKNLILQEKLDSGKLFSTSSLAERIDMGRAPVIDAIKRLENEGFVMIVPQQGIMIREMTVQEMRDINETRLVLEPYIIEHIAPGFTDSDAVEIERCIDEMEKCALDNKYYDFIVMDHKMHMYIYDLYHNACMVEILGKLRDRIFTVGFKIVARRVGRLATTVQEHKAILEALKKRDPEMAAEAMRTHLTNGWKLI